In Miscanthus floridulus cultivar M001 chromosome 5, ASM1932011v1, whole genome shotgun sequence, one genomic interval encodes:
- the LOC136450919 gene encoding LOW QUALITY PROTEIN: calcium sensing receptor, chloroplastic (The sequence of the model RefSeq protein was modified relative to this genomic sequence to represent the inferred CDS: deleted 1 base in 1 codon), which produces MSPPAMLLPVCSAAPSCSPLCPVTASHVVARVPRRVDVGAALRSYADPLVAQVPDRPPLADSSILSSYTAAPDDIARAFGAPASELPPLPSADPSPGLCCTGTDQPLAAVAELAAPDQAAAAATATAVVNSAPTEAAERALSDAPFPSTFPSDASEVEDSVARLIDKVGKQVFQAEDALTEAYDKLRLSAYDALGAWRKTVRDAIGGLKASVDAGKQQAAGGVTDASGALQAKVAGAGAVAVDVLRKAIVAAEDSLGSAATFVVYSYGSAKESLPPNVRDLLSSSEEKANIVLRPIGNALQQVYVAVEGVEKNVGLDPSDPIVQLAVLLGGSVTIGTTYWLFIYGGYSGDLSPESAFELLRNDGKAVLIDVRPEDLREKDGVPDLRLGARSKYASVDSPEIKGPVKSMLKGGREVDDALLAVVIRNLKLVKGDSKVIVMDYNGARSKAIARLLKKLGVQRPYLVKGGFQAWSKNLRVKELKPETALTSINEDVEEIIKQIKPTPTLVFGSLLGLSALSYALLEWETTLQYIAVLSVGLTIYLRFSTYERSEDLEQDLKLLLSPVRVGADAVSWAAKKIESNKVGLPTSPSTTAVKDRVLQAAAKHESQPSDAEESSAQTAEAEA; this is translated from the exons ATGAGCCCGCCCGCCATGCTGCTGCCCGTCTGCTCCGCCGCGCCCAGCTGCTCCCCCCTCTGCCCG GTGACGGCGTCGCACGTCGTCGCGCGGGTGCCGCGGAGGGTGGACGTCGGCGCCGCGCTCAGGTCCTACGCCGACCCGCTCGTCGCGCAGGTGCCCGACCGCCCGCCGCTCGCCGACTCCTCCATCCTCTCCTCCTACACCGCCGCGCCGGACGACATCGCGCGAGCCTTCGGCGCCCCCGCCTCCGAGCTCCCGCCGCTCCCCAGCGCCGACCCCAGCCCTGGGCTATGTTGCACAGGCACCGACCAGCCGCTGGCGGCCGTCGCGGAACTGGCCGCTCCCGACCAGGCAGCCGCCgcggccaccgccaccgccgtggTCAACTCGGCCCCCACCGAAGCCGCGGAGCGGGCCCTGTCAGACGCGCCGTTCCCCAGTACGTTCCCGTCCGACGCGTCCGAGGTCGAGGACTCCGTGGCCAGGCTCATCGATAAGGTCGGCAAGCAGGTCTTCCAGGCGGAGGACGCGCTCACCGAGGCCTACGACAAGCTGCGGCTGTCGGCGTACGACGCACTCGGTGCGTGGAGGAAGACGGTGCGCGACGCGATCGGTGGGCTCAAGGCGTCGGTCGACGCCGGTAAGCAGCAGGCCGCCGGAGGGGTCACGGACGCGTCCGGCGCGTTGCAGGCGAAGGTGGCCGGAGCTGGGGCTGTGGCTGTTGATGTTCTTAGGAAGGCGATTGTTGCAGCAGAGGATTCACTGGGCAGTGCAGCCACATTCGTTGTGTATTCTTATGGGTCTGCGAAGGAGTCTCTACCACCAAATGTTAGAGATTTGTTGAGCTCGTCTGAGGAGAAAGCTAATATAGTTTTGAGACCAATCGGAAATGCTCTGCAACAG GTATATGTAGCTGTTGAAGGTGTTGAAAAGAATGTTGGTTTGGATCCAAGTGATCCTATTGTTCAATTGGCAGTTTTGCTTGGAGGTTCAGTGACAATAGG GACAACGTACTGGCTCTTCATATACGGTGGCTATTCTGGAGACTTGTCACCTGAATCAGCATTCGAGTTATTGAGAAACGATGGCAAAGCCGTACTTATTGATGTTCGGCCTGAG GATTTGAGGGAAAAAGATGGCGTTCCTGATCTACGCCTTGGGGCTAGGTCCAAATATGCAAGCGTAGATTCACCTGAG ATCAAAGGCCCAGTTAAGAGTATGCTGAAAGGTGGAAGAGAGGTTGATGATGCCTTACTGGCAGTTGTCATCCGTAACTTGAAATTGGTGAAG GGTGATTCAAAGGTCATAGTTATGGATTATAATGGAGCTCGATCAAAAGCCATTGCTAGGTTACTGAAGAAGCTCGGTGTGCAG CGACCTTACCTTGTTAAAGGTGGTTTCCAAGCATGGTCAAAGAACCTTCGTGTCAAAGAACTGAAACCTGAGACTGCATTAACGTCAATAAATGAG GACGTTGAGGAAATCATCAAACAAATAAAGCCCACCCCAACTCTTGTGTTTGGATCTCTTCTG GGCCTCTCAGCACTTTCCTATGCTTTACTTG AATGGGAGACGACTTTGCAATACATCGCTGTTTTAAGCGTTGGGCTG ACTATCTACTTGCGATTCTCTACATATGAGCGTTCTGAGGACTTGGAGCAAGACCTAAA GCTGTTGCTGTCTCCAGTAAGAGTAGGCGCAGAC GCCGTGTCATGGGCAGCTAAGAAGATAGAGTCAAACAAAGTGGGCCTGCCGACGTCCCCCTCCACGACAGCGGTGAAAGACCGGGTTCTCCAGGCCGCGGCAAAGCACGAGTCGCAGCCATCGGACGCCGAAGAGTCGTCGGCCCAAACAGCCGAGGCCGAGGCATGA
- the LOC136450921 gene encoding uncharacterized protein — MAGKSHTRKAFLLCNYILLGAASSCIFLTLSLRLLPSPCGLLLLFLHALTAVFSAAGCSGSFTAPATPAQWHNAHTAGAALTAIFQGAVALLAFTRTSDFLAELQSYVRDEDGAVILKMVGGLGTAIFVLEWAALALAFSLRLDDEDDDDLQTKNWQSYHV, encoded by the coding sequence atggcgggcAAGTCGCACACGCGCAAGGCGTTCCTCCTCTGCAACTACATCCTCCTGGGCGCCGCCTCCAGCTGCATCTTCCTCACGCTGTCGCTGCGCCTGCTGCCGTCCCCGTGCGGCCTGCTCCTGCTCTTCCTCCACGCCCTCACCGCCGTCTTCTCCGCGGCCGGCTGCTCGGGCTCCTTCACGGCGCCCGCCACGCCCGCGCAGTGGCACAACGCGCACACCGCGGGCGCCGCGCTCACCGCCATCTTCCAGGGCGCCGTCGCGCTGCTCGCCTTCACCCGCACCTCCGACTTCCTCGCCGAGCTCCAGTCCTACGTCCGCGACGAGGACGGCGCCGTCATCCTCAAGATGGTCGGCGGGCTCGGCACCGCCATCTTCGTCCTCGAGTGGGCCGCGCTCGCGCTCGCCTTCTCCCTCCGCctcgacgacgaggacgacgacgacctccAGACCAAGAACTGGCAGTCGTACCATGTCTGA
- the LOC136450920 gene encoding chromatin assembly factor 1 subunit FSM — translation MESGAVVLGVARPEEAPYHNGAGPWDDMGQSQMQVDGPVVLNQSAELGSEDSMAVDDAPVQAPSGQPVAATQQSPATLADTIMEVQKQLKRKRASNSPVIAAADKDALVARCRQELEGLFQFYKEVSDRKMQLDGGNLSVNGMVGCLLEESSLGLTKLVDEIYEKFKGLEGVSVASVRSSVLLAGQRMMYGKSSPDADVLEDESESALWCWEIRDLRMFPVKARSILSTRRSVRKKIHERITAIYSTLSVLENPGAYVQVNDLKKASLKLNKSLNLEGIRSMVERATQKNTERGVKDAGSAVKELMQETEKNDQNIRRLQDTSVSELQNGNSLANEKEIQKAQKQVEKEIKRQEKEEAQMRKLQKKQQEEALREQKRREKEEAEVKKQQKKQEEEALKEQKRREKEEAEMKKQQKKQQEEAEKEQKRLQKEAAQLKKQLAIQKQASMMECFFKSKKDSGKLQKPGENNSADDPCNDNKETIPATTSKIDSSLSQQESWVLEDLRRLQVTGWKMLSSYNRSSRWGIRCKPKMEAFKELKLQKSSDDMVDEILSAPNEDGGHNSSQENEHDKLESDIDMLQASEVQCHGTSNPKHLQTRLIRKKLLQFDKSNRPAYYGSWRKKSAVIGPRCPLKMDPDLDYEVDSDDEWEEEDPGESLSDCEKDNDEFMEEDSKITDEEDEDSFVVPDGYLSDNEGIQIESLLDDKDEEASSSPTGQCTEVEEFRSLLRQQRVLNTLTEQALRKSQPLIISNLNHEKAELLTAEDLKGMAKIEQLCLQVLSMRICPGGAVVDVPLTDSSSATVEETNQPNVKNGSPGAACAIPETDLPEIVQVIRSCRDGIHKVVELLQHKFPNVPKTQLNRKVREISDFIDNHWKVKKEILDKLGLDSSPVKSKKNKNIATYFSKRCLPPEEAVNALAASPELRLKSKTKSGTEAPQINLFPSKQ, via the exons ATGGAAAGCGGCGCCGTGGTTCTCGGTGTTGCTCGCCCCGAAGAGGCCCCTTACCACAACGGCGCGGGGCCGTGGGACGATATGGGCCAATCGCAGATGCAGGTCGATGGTCCCGTTGTTCTCAACCAATCCGCTGAGCTCGGGTCGGAGGACTCGATGGCCGTCGATGACGCCCCGGTTCAAGCACCATCAGGCCAGCCGGTGGCGGCAACACAGCAGTCTCCTGCTACGCTGGCGGACACCATCATGGAGGTGCAGAAGCAGCTAAAGCGGAAGAGGGCTTCCAATAGCCCAGTGATTGCTGCCGCGGATAAGGACGCTCTTGTTGCCAGATGCCGCCaggagcttgagggtctcttCCAGTTTTACAAGGAGGTTTCTGACCGCAAGATGCAGCTTGATGGTGGGAACCTGTCCGTCAACGGGATGGTTGGCTGCTTGCTTGAGGAGAGCAGTCTTGGGCTGACCAAGTTAGTGGACGAGATATATGAGAAGTTCAAGGGATTGGAGGGTGTGTCTGTGGCTTCAGTCCGTAGCTCTGTGCTGCTCGCTGGGCAGAGGATGATGTACGGGAAATCTTCCCCGGATGCTGACGTGTTAGAAGATGAATCAGAGTCGGCTCTTTGGTGCTGGGAG ATAAGAGATCTGAGAATGTTTCCTGTGAAAGCACGCAGCATTCTGAGCACACGGAGATCTGTCAGAAAGAAAATCCATGAGAGAATCACTGCCATCTATT CAACTTTGTCGGTTCTTGAAAACCCAGGAGCTTATGTCCAAGTAAATGATCTAAAAAAGGCATCATTAAAATTAAACAAATCACTGAACCTGGAAGGGATCAGATCAATGGTGGAAAGAGCGACACAAAAGAACACAGAACG GGGTGTGAAAGATGCTGGATCAGCAGTTAAGGAATTGATGCAAGAGACAgagaaaaatgaccaaaatattaGAAGACTTCAGGATACTAGTGTCTCTGAGCTGCAGAATGGAAACTCGCTTGCTAAT GAAAAAGAGATTCAGAAAGCACAAAAACAAGTGGAGAAGGAAATAAAGCGCCAGGAGAAGGAAGAAGCTCAGATGAGAAAACTGCAAAAGAAACAGCAAGAAGAGGCCCTAAGAGAACAAAAGAGACGTGAAAAGGAGGAGGCTGAAGTTAAGAAACAACAAAAGAAGCAGGAAGAGGAAGCactgaaagaacagaagcgtCGTGAAAAGGAAGAAGctgaaatgaaaaaacaacagaaAAAACAGCAAGAGGAAGCTGAGAAAGAACAGAAGCGCCTTCAGAAGGAAGCTGCACAACTCAAGAAGCAACTAGCCATTCAAAAGCAAGCTTCTATGATGGAATGTTTTTTCAAGAGTAAGAAAGACAGTGGAAAACTTCAAAAACCTGGAGAGAACAACTCAGCTGACGATCCATGCAATGACAACAAAGAGACAATACCAGCAACCACATCGAAAATTGATTCTTCATTGTCTCAACAAGAGAGCTGGGTTTTAGAGGATCTTCGGAG GTTGCAGGTCACTGGTTGGAAGATGCTATCTAGCTACAATAGGTCCTCCAGATGGGGTATAAGATGCAAGCCCAAGATGGAGGCATTTAAAGAGCTGAAGCTTCAGAAATCCTCAGATGATATGGTCGACGAAATACTTTCAGCTCCAAATGAAGATGGCGGCCACAATTCAAGTCAGGAGAAtgaacatgataagcttgaaagtGACATTGATATGCTACAGGCTAGTGAGGTGCAATGTCATGGCACCAGTAACCCTAAACATCTGCAAACTAGATTAATTAGAAAGAAGCTTCTGCAATTTGATAAAAGTAACAGGCCAGCGTATTATGGATCCTGGAGGAAGAAAAG TGCTGTTATTGGTCCAAGGTGTCCACTTAAGATGGATCCTGATCTTGACTACGAGGTTGATAGTGACGATGAATGGGAAGAG GAGGATCCTGGTGAGAGTCTTTCTGACTGTGAGAAGGATAATGATGAATTTATGGAAGAAGATTCCAAAATTACAGATGAAGAGGATGAAGATAGCTTTGTTGTGCCTGATGGTTATCTCTCAGACAATGAG GGAATACAAATTGAAAGCCTATTGGATGATAAAGATGAGGAAGCCAGTAGCTCACCAACTGGTCAGTGTACAGAAGTTGAAGAGTTCAGGTCTCTACTGCGTCAGCAAAGAGTCCTGAACACTTTGACCGAGCAAGCTCTCCGGAAGAGCCAACCTCTTATTATATCCAACCTAAATCACGAAAAAGCTGAATTACTGACTGCCGAAGACCTCAAGGGAATGGCAAAGATTGAGCAGTTATGCTTGCAAGTTCTTTCAATGCGCATCTGTCCAGGAGGTGCAGTTGTTGATGTGCCTCTAACTGACAGCTCATCTGCAACTGTTGAGGAAACTAACCAGCCCAATGTGAAGAATGGCTCTCCTGGGGCTGCATGTGCTATACCAGAAACAGACCTGCCAGAAATT GTCCAGGTGATAAGATCATGTCGAGATGGTATCCACAAGGTGGTGGAATTACTGCAGCACAAATTTCCAAATGTTCCAAAGACTCAACTGAATCGTAAAGTGAGGGAGATATCTGACTTTATTGACAATCATTGGAAG GTAAAGAAAGAGATTCTTGATAAGCTAGGATTGGATTCGTCACCAG TGAAATCCAAGAAGAATAAAAACATAGCCACGTACTTCTCGAAGAGATGTTTACCTCCAGAAGAGGCTGTCAATGCTCTGGCTGCTTCTCCTGAGTTGCGGTTGAAATCTAAAACAAAAAGTGGCACCGAAGCTCCTCAGATCAATCTGTTCCCCTCAAAGCAGTAG